A genomic window from Gammaproteobacteria bacterium includes:
- a CDS encoding phosphotransferase: MTREASNLPDPAVLEAFGLVPGGARPAESGLINRTWHVVSAGGEPRVLQRVNPIFPPAVNEDIDALTRHLAARGLATPRLVPTLNGRLWLEHAGAVWRVLTAVPGVTHDALAAPDQAREAGRVLAAFHRAVADFDRPLRNARLGVHDTPAQLAALRRALAEHSRHPAIEEAERLAARIFAHADRLATQPAAPDRVVHGDPKISNIVFDEATGRAVCLIDLDTLARMPVAIELGDAMRSWCNPGLEDSPDARLSLPSFEAAMTGYAESARGWLGEREWIAIPDATLTITVELAARFCADALADRYFAWDPNRYASRSAHNLARAAGQLALADSIGASMDALRAIVADAFRG, from the coding sequence GTGACGCGAGAAGCTTCCAACCTGCCCGACCCGGCCGTCCTCGAGGCCTTCGGCCTCGTCCCCGGCGGCGCTCGGCCGGCCGAGTCGGGACTGATCAACCGCACGTGGCATGTCGTCTCCGCCGGCGGGGAGCCGCGCGTGCTCCAGCGGGTCAATCCGATCTTCCCCCCGGCCGTGAACGAGGACATCGACGCGCTCACCCGCCACCTCGCCGCCCGCGGGCTTGCGACGCCGCGCCTCGTGCCGACTCTCAACGGACGCTTGTGGCTCGAGCACGCGGGCGCCGTCTGGCGCGTGCTGACCGCCGTGCCCGGCGTGACCCATGACGCGCTCGCGGCGCCGGATCAGGCGCGCGAGGCGGGGCGCGTGCTCGCGGCCTTCCATCGCGCCGTCGCCGACTTCGACCGCCCGCTCCGGAACGCTCGCCTCGGCGTGCACGACACCCCCGCGCAGCTCGCCGCGCTGCGGCGTGCGCTCGCCGAGCATTCGCGCCATCCCGCGATCGAGGAAGCCGAGCGTCTCGCCGCGCGCATCTTCGCTCACGCCGACCGGCTCGCGACGCAGCCCGCCGCGCCGGATCGGGTCGTGCACGGCGACCCGAAGATCTCGAACATCGTGTTCGACGAGGCGACCGGCCGCGCGGTCTGCCTGATCGACCTCGACACGCTCGCGCGGATGCCCGTCGCGATCGAGCTCGGCGACGCGATGCGATCGTGGTGCAACCCGGGCCTCGAGGACTCCCCGGACGCACGGCTGTCGCTCCCGTCGTTCGAGGCCGCGATGACGGGCTATGCGGAATCGGCCCGAGGCTGGCTCGGCGAGCGCGAATGGATCGCGATTCCCGACGCGACGCTGACGATCACGGTCGAGCTCGCCGCGCGCTTTTGCGCCGACGCGCTCGCCGATCGGTATTTCGCGTGGGACCCGAATCGGTACGCGAGCCGCAGCGCGCACAATCTCGCGCGCGCGGCCGGCCAGCTCGCGCTCGCCGACTCGATCGGCGCATCGATGGATGCGCTGCGCGCGATCGTCGCCGACGCATTCCGCGGCTGA
- a CDS encoding DUF6491 family protein, with protein sequence MHAPLFLAPFAGAVLVLAAVPVGAQDDDEEELVDRAPERCISLNRVDETEVIDDRTLIFLMRDGGIYLNHLSRECPGLKREERFMYSPTSNRLCDIDTITVLEQWAFGLTRGFTCQLGQFHPISEADLAELRAVEEAGEGEGGFEVVPVDPETLEDDGGDSDAGGAAEPESGRDDEAGAAGDTDEE encoded by the coding sequence ATGCACGCACCGCTTTTTCTTGCGCCTTTCGCCGGCGCAGTGCTCGTTCTGGCCGCGGTCCCGGTCGGCGCGCAGGACGATGATGAGGAAGAATTGGTCGACCGGGCTCCGGAGCGGTGCATTTCGTTGAACCGTGTCGACGAGACCGAGGTCATCGACGACCGCACGCTGATCTTTCTGATGCGCGACGGCGGGATCTACCTGAACCACCTCTCGCGCGAGTGCCCCGGCCTGAAGCGCGAGGAGCGCTTCATGTACAGCCCGACCAGCAATCGACTCTGCGATATCGACACCATCACCGTGCTGGAGCAGTGGGCCTTCGGGCTGACGCGCGGCTTCACGTGCCAGCTCGGTCAGTTCCACCCGATCTCCGAGGCCGACCTCGCCGAGCTTCGCGCCGTCGAGGAAGCCGGCGAAGGCGAGGGCGGATTCGAGGTCGTGCCGGTGGATCCGGAGACGCTCGAGGACGACGGAGGGGACTCCGATGCGGGCGGAGCCGCCGAGCCCGAGAGCGGCCGCGACGACGAGGCGGGGGCCGCCGGCGACACGGACGAGGAATAA